A stretch of the Aegilops tauschii subsp. strangulata cultivar AL8/78 chromosome 4, Aet v6.0, whole genome shotgun sequence genome encodes the following:
- the LOC109778409 gene encoding uncharacterized protein isoform X1, which produces MAARVAKPLLLVLFLSSCSAAVAIRTHGRGYVSAVGDPGMQRDGLRVAWEAWNFCNEVGQEAPGMGSPRGADCFDIQATDDEQGQPVYKVVHRVTDADNALRAGDPFPGTSANSTVTDTDRYAAAKELYLGDRCQVPDSPVPWQFWMVMLKNGNLDTTAAICPDNGRPARPFPQTSRFPCPGGTGCMNQPLVFHNRTALDDAGRWLRGGLFGTYELDATDLGRSDVSYYSVVWEKQIGPAGGAGWVFHHKLRTSAKYPWLMLYLRSDATRGFSGGYHYDTRGMTKIVPESPDFKVRLTLEVKQGGGPNSQFYLMDMGSCWKNDGAPCDGDTATDVTRYSEMIINPETPAWCQPGRRDQCPPWHTFRNGTRVHRDDTARFPYAAYHVYCSPGNARHAEQPTTYCDPYSNPQPQEILQIVPHPVWGEFGYPTAKGQGWIGDPRAWELDVGALSHALYFYQDPGTPPARRRWSSLDVGTEIYVSKKAEAEWTLSGFDILVPNKCVTSQGGTVSSCW; this is translated from the exons ATGGCTGCGCGGGTGGCCAAGCCCCTgctcctcgtcctcttcctctcgtCCTGCTCCGCCGCCGTGGCCATCCGGACGCATGGCCGTGGCTACGTGTCGGCGGTCGGTGACCCTGGCATGCAGCGCGACGGCCTCCGAGTGGCCTGGGAGGCCTGGAACTTCTGCAACGAGGTCGGCCAGGAGGCCCCCGGCATGGGCAGCCCGCGCGGCGCCGACTGCTTCGACATCC AGGCCACCGACGACGAGCAGGGCCAGCCCGTGTACAAGGTGGTGCACCGCGTGACCGACGCCGACAACGCGCTCCGCGCCGGCGACCCGTTCCCCGGCACGTCGGCGAACTCCACCGTCACCGACACCGACCGCTACGCGGCGGCCAAGGAGCTCTACCTCGGAGACCGGTGCCAGGTGCCCGACAGCCCGGTGCCGTGGCAGTTCTGGATGGTGATGCTCAAGAACGGCAACCTGGACACGACCGCGGCCATCTGCCCCGACAACGGCCGCCCGGCGCGCCCGTTCCCGCAGACCTCCCGGTTCCCCTGCCCCGGCGGCACGGGGTGCATGAACCAGCCGCTGGTGTTCCACAACCGCACCGCGCTGGACGACGCCGGACGGTGGCTCCGCGGCGGGCTGTTCGGCACGTACGAGCTGGACGCCACGGATCTCGGGAGGAGCGACGTGTCCTACTACTCGGTGGTGTGGGAGAAGCAGATCGgtccggcgggcggcgccggctgGGTCTTCCACCACAAGCTGCGGACGTCGGCCAAGTACCCCTGGCTGATGCTGTACCTGCGGTCCGACGCCACCAGGGGCTTCTCCGGCGGCTACCACTACGACACCAGAGGCATGACAAAGATA GTGCCGGAGTCGCCGGATTTCAAGGTGAGGCTGACGCTGGAGGTGAAGCAGGGCGGGGGGCCCAACAGCCAGTTCTACCTGATGGACATGGGCAGCTGCTGGAAGAACGACGGCGCGCCGTGCGACGGCGACACGGCCACGGACGTGACCCGGTACAGCGAGATGATCATCAACCCGGAGACGCCGGCGTGGTGCCAGCCGGGGCGGAGGGACCAGTGCCCGCCGTGGCACACGTTCCGCAACGGCACCCGGGTGCACCGCGACGACACCGCGCGGTTCCCCTACGCCGCGTACCACGTGTACTGCTCGCCGGGGAACGCGCGGCACGCCGAGCAGCCGACGACGTACTGCGACCCCTACAGCAACCCGCAGCCGCAGGAGATCCTGCAGATCGTGCCGCACCCGGTGTGGGGCGAGTTCGGGTACCCCACGGCCAAGGGGCAGGGCTGGATCGGCGACCCCAGGGCGTGGGAGCTCGACGTCGGGGCCTTGTCGCACGCGCTGTATTTCTACCAG GATCCCGGCACgccgccggcgaggaggcggtggTCGTCGCTTGACGTCGGCACCGAGATATATGTCAGCAagaaggcggaggcggagtgGACGCTGAGCGGGTTCGACATTCTTGTTCCCAACAAGTGTGTCACATCACAAGGGGGAACCGTCAGTAGTTGTTGGTAG
- the LOC109778409 gene encoding uncharacterized protein isoform X2, with the protein MAVATCRRSVTLACSATASEWPGRPGTSATRSARRPPAWAARAAPTASTSVRNCFLMMQFRRNILRTRIIIAQIWMETMPISIYLLLKNVDCYAEATDDEQGQPVYKVVHRVTDADNALRAGDPFPGTSANSTVTDTDRYAAAKELYLGDRCQVPDSPVPWQFWMVMLKNGNLDTTAAICPDNGRPARPFPQTSRFPCPGGTGCMNQPLVFHNRTALDDAGRWLRGGLFGTYELDATDLGRSDVSYYSVVWEKQIGPAGGAGWVFHHKLRTSAKYPWLMLYLRSDATRGFSGGYHYDTRGMTKIVPESPDFKVRLTLEVKQGGGPNSQFYLMDMGSCWKNDGAPCDGDTATDVTRYSEMIINPETPAWCQPGRRDQCPPWHTFRNGTRVHRDDTARFPYAAYHVYCSPGNARHAEQPTTYCDPYSNPQPQEILQIVPHPVWGEFGYPTAKGQGWIGDPRAWELDVGALSHALYFYQDPGTPPARRRWSSLDVGTEIYVSKKAEAEWTLSGFDILVPNKCVTSQGGTVSSCW; encoded by the exons ATGGCCGTGGCTACGTGTCGGCGGTCGGTGACCCTGGCATGCAGCGCGACGGCCTCCGAGTGGCCTGGGAGGCCTGGAACTTCTGCAACGAGGTCGGCCAGGAGGCCCCCGGCATGGGCAGCCCGCGCGGCGCCGACTGCTTCGACATCCGTAAGA AATTGTTTCCTGATGATGCAATTCCGTCGAAACATTCTTCGCACGCGCATTATTATTGCGCAGATCTGGATGGAGACGATGCCGATATCTATTTATTTGCTGTTAAAAAACGTCGATTGTTATGCAGAGGCCACCGACGACGAGCAGGGCCAGCCCGTGTACAAGGTGGTGCACCGCGTGACCGACGCCGACAACGCGCTCCGCGCCGGCGACCCGTTCCCCGGCACGTCGGCGAACTCCACCGTCACCGACACCGACCGCTACGCGGCGGCCAAGGAGCTCTACCTCGGAGACCGGTGCCAGGTGCCCGACAGCCCGGTGCCGTGGCAGTTCTGGATGGTGATGCTCAAGAACGGCAACCTGGACACGACCGCGGCCATCTGCCCCGACAACGGCCGCCCGGCGCGCCCGTTCCCGCAGACCTCCCGGTTCCCCTGCCCCGGCGGCACGGGGTGCATGAACCAGCCGCTGGTGTTCCACAACCGCACCGCGCTGGACGACGCCGGACGGTGGCTCCGCGGCGGGCTGTTCGGCACGTACGAGCTGGACGCCACGGATCTCGGGAGGAGCGACGTGTCCTACTACTCGGTGGTGTGGGAGAAGCAGATCGgtccggcgggcggcgccggctgGGTCTTCCACCACAAGCTGCGGACGTCGGCCAAGTACCCCTGGCTGATGCTGTACCTGCGGTCCGACGCCACCAGGGGCTTCTCCGGCGGCTACCACTACGACACCAGAGGCATGACAAAGATA GTGCCGGAGTCGCCGGATTTCAAGGTGAGGCTGACGCTGGAGGTGAAGCAGGGCGGGGGGCCCAACAGCCAGTTCTACCTGATGGACATGGGCAGCTGCTGGAAGAACGACGGCGCGCCGTGCGACGGCGACACGGCCACGGACGTGACCCGGTACAGCGAGATGATCATCAACCCGGAGACGCCGGCGTGGTGCCAGCCGGGGCGGAGGGACCAGTGCCCGCCGTGGCACACGTTCCGCAACGGCACCCGGGTGCACCGCGACGACACCGCGCGGTTCCCCTACGCCGCGTACCACGTGTACTGCTCGCCGGGGAACGCGCGGCACGCCGAGCAGCCGACGACGTACTGCGACCCCTACAGCAACCCGCAGCCGCAGGAGATCCTGCAGATCGTGCCGCACCCGGTGTGGGGCGAGTTCGGGTACCCCACGGCCAAGGGGCAGGGCTGGATCGGCGACCCCAGGGCGTGGGAGCTCGACGTCGGGGCCTTGTCGCACGCGCTGTATTTCTACCAG GATCCCGGCACgccgccggcgaggaggcggtggTCGTCGCTTGACGTCGGCACCGAGATATATGTCAGCAagaaggcggaggcggagtgGACGCTGAGCGGGTTCGACATTCTTGTTCCCAACAAGTGTGTCACATCACAAGGGGGAACCGTCAGTAGTTGTTGGTAG